In one window of Tenrec ecaudatus isolate mTenEca1 chromosome 3, mTenEca1.hap1, whole genome shotgun sequence DNA:
- the ARL9 gene encoding ADP-ribosylation factor-like protein 9, translating to MEFLEIGGSEPFRSYWETYLSKGLLLIFVVDSADHSRLPEAKKHLHQLIGTNPILPLVVFANKQDLEEAYRITDIHDALALSEVGNDRKMFLFGTQVTENGSEIPSIMQDAKDLIAHLAADVQ from the exons ATGGAGTTCCTGGAGA TCGGCGGCAGCGAACCTTTCCGTTCTTATTGGGAAACATACCTGTCCAAGGGATTGCTGCTCATCTTTGTGGTAGATTCAGCAGATCACAGCCGGTTACCTGAAGCCAAAAAGCACCTTCATCAATTGATTGGAACAAATCCGATCCTCCCTCTGGTTGTGTTTGCAAACAAACAG GATCTTGAAGAAGCGTATCGCATCACAGATATCCATGATGCATTGGCATTGTCGGAGGTGGGGAATGACAGGAAGATGTTCTTGTTTGGAACCCAGGTGACTGAAAATGGCTCAGAGATACCGTCCATCATGCAAGATGCCAAAGACCTGATCGCACATCTGGCTGCAGATGTGCAGTGA